The Corynebacterium renale genome includes a region encoding these proteins:
- a CDS encoding response regulator transcription factor produces MDTVNESSNAIKVLVVDDEPNIVELLVVGLKFQGFDVRSATNGEEGLEVAREFQPDAFILDVMTPGMDGFELLPKLRAEGLSGPVLYLTAKDAVDNRIHGLTIGADDYVTKPFSLEEVITRLRVILRRGHVDDSKPSDPTITYADLTLNDDTHEVTKAGQIVDLSPTEFNLLRYLMLNAEVVLSKAKILDNVWHYDFGGDGNVVESYISYLRRKVDTGEQPLIHTVRGVGYVLRTPRQ; encoded by the coding sequence ATGGACACCGTGAACGAATCCAGCAACGCAATCAAGGTTCTTGTCGTCGATGACGAACCTAACATCGTAGAACTGCTGGTCGTCGGACTGAAATTCCAGGGCTTCGACGTGCGCTCCGCCACCAACGGCGAAGAGGGCCTCGAGGTTGCCCGTGAATTTCAGCCCGACGCTTTTATCCTCGACGTCATGACGCCAGGTATGGATGGCTTTGAACTCCTGCCTAAGTTGCGTGCCGAGGGCCTCTCCGGCCCCGTGCTCTACCTCACCGCCAAGGATGCGGTGGACAACCGCATTCACGGCCTGACCATTGGCGCCGACGATTACGTCACCAAGCCGTTCTCCCTCGAAGAAGTCATTACCCGCCTGCGCGTTATCCTGCGCCGCGGTCACGTCGACGATTCGAAGCCTTCGGATCCCACCATCACGTACGCGGATCTGACGCTTAACGACGACACCCACGAGGTCACCAAAGCAGGCCAGATTGTGGACCTCTCTCCCACGGAGTTCAACCTGCTGCGTTACCTCATGCTCAACGCTGAGGTGGTGCTCTCGAAGGCGAAGATTCTGGACAACGTGTGGCACTACGACTTCGGCGGCGACGGAAACGTCGTCGAGTCCTACATTTCTTACCTGCGCCGCAAGGTAGACACCGGCGAGCAGCCACTTATCCACACTGTTCGTGGTGTGGGTTACGTACTGCGCACGCCACGCCAGTAA
- a CDS encoding NAD(P)-dependent malic enzyme produces the protein MTYTKHALELHQKFGGKLRTEVRDPDLGVEKLTYYYSPGVAAVSNEIAAHPEKMRDYTWVNNLVGVVSDGSAVLGLGNVGPRAAMPVMEGKGLLFKHFANVDAVPIVLDVHTADEIVDAVTAIAPSFGAINLEDIAAPLCFEVEERLKEKLDIPVFHDDQHGTAVVALAGLINAAKLTGRDMGNMRIVLIGAGAAGTAIAKLIHKYAAPEIIVVDSRGVIHEGREGLSPVKQELAGLHNSDARTLEEALNGADAVIGISRPGLLTQDMIRSMAQDPIVFALANPTPEIMPDEAHAAGAAVVATGRSDFPNQVNNAIVFPGIFRGALDNRVRMITDAHKIAAAEVVAAAVTTPSAEEIIPSVFNEALVPAIAAVITEDK, from the coding sequence ATGACTTATACGAAACATGCACTGGAATTACACCAAAAGTTTGGTGGCAAGCTACGCACGGAGGTTCGTGACCCGGACTTGGGCGTCGAGAAGCTCACCTATTACTACTCGCCTGGTGTGGCCGCGGTGAGCAATGAGATTGCCGCCCACCCGGAGAAGATGCGCGATTACACCTGGGTCAACAACCTGGTCGGTGTGGTCAGCGATGGTTCGGCGGTGCTGGGCCTGGGCAACGTTGGCCCGCGTGCGGCGATGCCCGTCATGGAGGGCAAGGGGCTGCTGTTTAAGCACTTCGCGAACGTGGATGCCGTCCCCATCGTCCTAGATGTGCACACTGCCGACGAAATCGTGGACGCAGTGACCGCGATCGCGCCAAGTTTTGGGGCCATCAACTTAGAGGATATTGCTGCGCCACTGTGCTTTGAGGTGGAGGAACGCCTGAAGGAAAAGCTGGACATTCCCGTGTTCCACGATGACCAGCACGGGACCGCTGTTGTTGCGTTGGCGGGTCTGATTAATGCCGCGAAGCTGACCGGGCGCGATATGGGTAACATGCGCATCGTTTTGATTGGCGCGGGGGCGGCGGGTACGGCCATCGCGAAGCTGATCCACAAATACGCTGCGCCGGAAATCATCGTGGTGGACTCGCGTGGCGTGATCCACGAGGGTCGCGAGGGGCTGTCGCCGGTGAAGCAGGAGTTGGCCGGGCTCCACAACTCGGATGCGCGCACTCTGGAGGAGGCCCTCAATGGTGCCGACGCGGTGATCGGGATTTCGCGCCCTGGCCTGCTGACCCAGGACATGATTCGTTCGATGGCACAGGACCCGATCGTGTTTGCGCTGGCGAACCCGACCCCGGAGATCATGCCGGATGAGGCGCACGCGGCCGGGGCTGCCGTTGTTGCGACGGGACGCAGCGACTTCCCGAACCAGGTCAATAACGCGATCGTCTTCCCGGGTATTTTCCGTGGCGCCTTGGATAATCGGGTGCGCATGATTACGGATGCACATAAGATTGCTGCTGCAGAGGTCGTCGCGGCTGCGGTGACTACGCCTTCGGCGGAAGAGATCATCCCGTCGGTGTTCAATGAGGCGCTGGTCCCGGCTATCGCGGCGGTCATCACCGAAGACAAATAA
- a CDS encoding alkylhydroperoxidase domain protein has product MTQTNIIDLLAETPDDLAQLRRQRPDATANAERSFAALFEPEDPKDLPVAWRYGIALFVAGISYQDRAAAFYADVLSDEASDDFIAGVKTAIARGASRGPYASGDFVTFAELGAEHGFADAFIAALDFAHLLTFHPKDATPAAIGHLQESGLSDDAIVSLAQLISFLAFQLRVVHGLRVLAGHAPETPAAQRAGGAADPGWKPGPRTLQPEVVHPGKFVNHSLGWKPWLADLPKEEFTDVHRDALIKEERIGSEYFRLLARDPAALKARTLTDLDIFYNTDGGLGRAERELAATVVSRYNGCEYCASVHQARTKEEGGDATIVDTLLEEGVAADLGSPLWNALRDAALALTSTPFEFGAHHVDALRGAGVSELGIIDAINSSAFFNWANRLMLTLGTPDVPKRFR; this is encoded by the coding sequence ATGACGCAGACAAACATCATTGACCTCCTCGCCGAAACTCCAGACGACCTCGCCCAGCTCCGCCGCCAGCGCCCCGACGCGACGGCCAACGCCGAACGCAGCTTCGCCGCGCTCTTTGAACCCGAGGACCCCAAGGACCTGCCCGTCGCGTGGCGTTATGGCATCGCCCTGTTCGTCGCCGGTATTTCCTACCAGGACCGTGCAGCCGCGTTTTACGCAGATGTGCTTTCCGACGAAGCCTCCGACGACTTCATCGCCGGCGTCAAAACAGCCATCGCACGTGGTGCCTCCCGCGGGCCGTACGCTTCCGGCGACTTCGTCACCTTCGCCGAGCTGGGCGCCGAGCATGGCTTCGCGGATGCGTTTATCGCAGCCCTCGACTTTGCCCACCTGCTGACCTTCCACCCCAAGGACGCGACCCCTGCTGCCATCGGCCACCTCCAGGAATCTGGCCTTAGCGACGACGCCATCGTCAGCCTCGCACAACTTATTTCCTTCCTGGCTTTCCAGCTGCGCGTCGTCCACGGGTTGCGGGTCCTCGCAGGGCACGCGCCAGAGACGCCTGCAGCGCAGCGGGCGGGCGGCGCCGCCGACCCGGGCTGGAAGCCGGGGCCGCGTACCCTGCAGCCGGAGGTCGTGCACCCAGGTAAGTTTGTGAACCACTCGCTGGGTTGGAAGCCGTGGCTCGCGGACCTACCGAAGGAGGAATTCACCGACGTCCACCGCGACGCCCTCATCAAAGAAGAGCGCATCGGCAGCGAATACTTCCGCCTCCTAGCGCGCGACCCCGCCGCCCTGAAGGCGCGCACCTTGACCGACCTGGATATTTTCTACAACACCGACGGCGGGTTGGGCCGCGCGGAACGCGAACTCGCCGCCACCGTTGTGTCCCGGTACAACGGGTGCGAATACTGCGCCTCCGTGCACCAGGCCCGCACGAAGGAAGAAGGCGGCGACGCCACAATCGTGGACACTCTCCTCGAGGAAGGCGTGGCCGCGGATTTGGGCTCCCCGCTCTGGAACGCGCTTCGCGACGCCGCTCTCGCCCTGACCAGCACTCCCTTCGAATTTGGCGCCCACCACGTGGACGCCTTGCGGGGTGCCGGAGTCAGCGAGCTCGGCATTATTGACGCGATCAACTCTTCTGCGTTCTTCAACTGGGCCAACCGCCTGATGCTGACGCTGGGCACCCCCGATGTGCCCAAGCGCTTCCGCTAA
- the otsB gene encoding trehalose-phosphatase, whose amino-acid sequence MPSPLTHADLDALAQVDNLLVISDFDGTLAGFSTEPMNVPVNEAGVQALGRLATLPRTTAGILSGRSLEQLDVVCPLRSPVLRVGSHGAEPEGAPILLNDAQRAALDAADDELTRIAARAEGSFVERKPFQRVLHTRAVGDRALAADMANAALTAGAQIPGIGVHEGKAVIELSVATATKGSWLREFMAATTPDATLFLGDDTTDETAFAVLAEPNIGVKVGRAETAANRTVAGISEVGHALEYLAEARFNATRV is encoded by the coding sequence ATGCCCAGCCCGTTGACGCACGCCGATCTTGACGCACTCGCCCAGGTGGATAACCTGCTGGTGATTTCCGATTTCGACGGCACCCTCGCCGGTTTCAGCACCGAACCGATGAATGTGCCCGTCAACGAGGCCGGCGTGCAGGCCCTGGGCAGGCTGGCCACACTCCCGCGTACGACGGCCGGCATTCTCTCCGGCCGCTCACTGGAGCAGTTAGACGTGGTCTGCCCGCTGCGCTCCCCCGTATTGCGCGTGGGCTCGCACGGCGCTGAGCCCGAGGGTGCGCCCATCTTGCTTAACGACGCCCAACGCGCCGCCCTCGACGCCGCCGACGACGAGCTCACCAGGATTGCTGCCCGCGCGGAGGGTTCCTTCGTGGAGCGGAAACCGTTCCAGCGGGTGCTACACACGCGCGCGGTCGGCGACCGGGCACTCGCCGCAGATATGGCCAACGCCGCGCTGACTGCCGGCGCCCAGATTCCGGGTATCGGAGTCCACGAGGGCAAGGCCGTCATCGAACTGTCCGTGGCCACCGCCACTAAGGGATCGTGGTTGCGGGAGTTTATGGCCGCGACTACGCCCGATGCAACGCTTTTCCTCGGCGACGACACCACCGACGAAACCGCCTTCGCCGTACTTGCCGAACCGAATATTGGCGTCAAGGTAGGCCGCGCGGAAACGGCCGCGAACCGTACGGTGGCAGGAATTTCCGAGGTCGGCCACGCTTTGGAATACCTGGCCGAAGCGCGGTTTAACGCAACCCGCGTTTAG
- a CDS encoding META domain-containing protein: MRPLFTLCAAGALLIAGCATPETTPVSGPTWQVAGIFMSADEPGALPRDAAGRAVLAFGDGTVSGDSGCGPIQGSVTFSRDGQSATAKNADSVTFEQVTITETEPCEGGRAYVHGQLSTLLDGPYRMRHVSDTELSLIRDDGSVDSPIIRLVS; the protein is encoded by the coding sequence GTGCGCCCACTATTTACACTCTGCGCTGCCGGCGCACTCCTCATTGCCGGATGCGCCACCCCCGAAACTACCCCCGTTTCGGGCCCTACCTGGCAAGTGGCAGGCATCTTCATGTCCGCTGATGAACCCGGCGCGCTCCCCCGCGACGCGGCGGGCCGGGCAGTGCTCGCATTCGGCGACGGCACCGTGTCAGGCGACTCGGGGTGCGGGCCAATCCAGGGCTCGGTGACATTTAGCCGGGATGGACAATCCGCCACCGCCAAGAACGCGGATAGTGTGACCTTTGAGCAGGTCACCATCACCGAAACGGAACCGTGCGAGGGCGGGCGTGCCTATGTGCACGGGCAGCTTTCCACGCTTCTCGACGGCCCCTACCGGATGCGACACGTCTCGGACACAGAACTCTCCCTGATCCGCGATGACGGGTCGGTTGATTCTCCAATAATTCGCTTGGTTTCCTAA
- a CDS encoding LacI family DNA-binding transcriptional regulator, producing MPTPRPQRTTLADLAQALGVSRTTVSNAYNHPDQLSPALRKKILAEAARRGYSGPDPMARSLRQGRTESVGVVLTEHLSYAFEDVASVDFMAGLAESSLGTDLTLTMIPVGPEMPGRNRSELIARAAVDGYIVYSVADDDPNLVSVRERHLPTVICGQPKNVPDLPFVGIDDYQAIQPAARALIDAGHRKIGILAIRVDTGMSSGFVDRASLEAATLHIQRDRIQGCLDVFAEAGVQDVPIVTRRINDPANARAAAAELLEAHPDLTAVACTTDSMAFGVLTYAREHGLRVPEDLAITGFDGTAPALAAGLTTIIQPNRRKGAVVGKMLAGLLRGEEPQSRHVLLPTTFHAGQTV from the coding sequence ATGCCCACGCCCCGCCCGCAGCGCACCACGCTCGCTGACCTCGCCCAAGCCCTGGGCGTTTCGCGCACGACGGTCTCCAACGCCTACAACCACCCCGACCAACTGAGCCCGGCGCTGCGAAAAAAAATCCTCGCCGAGGCTGCGCGCCGGGGCTACTCGGGGCCGGACCCCATGGCACGGTCGCTGCGGCAGGGCCGTACGGAATCCGTTGGTGTCGTGCTGACCGAGCATCTTTCCTACGCCTTCGAAGACGTGGCATCCGTGGATTTCATGGCCGGGCTCGCGGAATCCTCGCTGGGCACGGACCTGACCCTGACAATGATTCCGGTCGGCCCTGAGATGCCTGGCCGTAATCGCTCCGAGCTCATCGCGCGCGCCGCGGTGGACGGGTACATCGTGTACTCCGTGGCAGATGATGACCCAAACCTGGTCTCCGTACGTGAGCGCCACCTGCCCACGGTCATTTGTGGGCAGCCGAAAAATGTTCCTGACCTCCCTTTCGTGGGCATCGATGACTACCAGGCGATCCAGCCCGCAGCTCGCGCGCTCATCGACGCCGGCCACCGGAAGATCGGGATCCTTGCCATCCGCGTGGATACTGGAATGTCCTCGGGCTTCGTTGACCGCGCCTCCCTCGAGGCGGCGACCCTGCACATTCAGCGCGACCGGATCCAAGGCTGCCTCGACGTCTTCGCGGAAGCGGGCGTGCAAGACGTGCCGATCGTGACCCGCCGTATCAACGATCCCGCCAACGCTCGCGCCGCCGCTGCCGAGCTCCTCGAAGCACACCCCGACCTCACCGCGGTCGCGTGCACCACCGACTCCATGGCCTTCGGCGTGTTGACGTACGCGCGCGAGCACGGCTTACGCGTCCCCGAAGACCTGGCGATAACCGGTTTCGACGGCACTGCCCCCGCACTGGCTGCGGGGCTGACCACGATCATCCAGCCCAACCGCCGCAAGGGAGCGGTGGTGGGCAAGATGTTGGCTGGCCTGCTCCGGGGCGAAGAGCCGCAGAGCCGACACGTCCTCCTGCCGACCACGTTCCACGCCGGGCAGACCGTCTAG
- a CDS encoding pyruvate dehydrogenase, producing the protein MAQTFAEVLIKKLEKQGVKRIYGVVGDSLNPITDALRDSSIEWVHVRNEEAAAFAAGAESLITGELAVCAASCGPGNTHLIQGLYDSHRNGAKVLAIASHIPANQIGSNFFQETHPEKIFQECSGYCEMANSGDQGVAILHHALQSTLSGHGVSVLVIPGDVSQQEVSSDLFVDSVIAAGKPVVYPDPTEAARLAQAINDAKTVTLFCGAGVKNAREQVLALAEKIKSPIGHAFGGKMYIQYDNPFDVGMSGLLGYGACSNAMRDADLLILIGTDFPYTDFLPSGNVAQIDIDGSRIGHHTTIHYPVIGDAAAVIENILPAVEEKKDRSFLDKQLKDHADLLENVVESYTTGVENKTPIHPEYAASVIDNLAADDAIFTVDTGMCNVWAARYITPNGKREEIGSFRHGTMANALPHAIGAQAAAPDRQVISFNGDGGLGMLLGELLTVKLHQLPVKMMVFNNSSLGMVKLEMLVAGMPEFGTDHEHVNFAAIAEAIGIKAIRIEDPKDVKSGIAEALAYDGPVLVDIVTDPNALSIPPEITWEMLIGFSKAATRTVFGGGIGNMINLARANLRNIPTSTKQF; encoded by the coding sequence ATGGCGCAGACATTTGCGGAAGTCCTCATCAAGAAACTCGAAAAGCAAGGCGTCAAGCGCATTTACGGCGTAGTTGGCGACTCGCTGAACCCCATTACCGACGCCCTGCGTGACTCCTCTATTGAGTGGGTCCACGTTCGCAACGAAGAAGCCGCGGCTTTTGCAGCAGGCGCAGAATCCCTAATTACCGGTGAACTGGCAGTGTGTGCAGCATCCTGTGGCCCGGGCAACACGCACCTGATTCAGGGCCTCTACGATTCGCACCGCAACGGCGCGAAGGTGCTTGCGATTGCTAGCCACATCCCGGCAAACCAGATCGGTTCCAACTTCTTCCAGGAAACCCACCCGGAGAAGATTTTCCAGGAGTGCTCCGGCTACTGCGAAATGGCTAACTCCGGTGACCAGGGCGTGGCTATTTTGCACCACGCCCTGCAGTCCACGCTTTCCGGCCATGGCGTATCTGTCCTGGTTATCCCAGGCGACGTTTCCCAGCAGGAAGTCAGCTCCGACCTGTTCGTCGACTCCGTCATCGCTGCTGGCAAGCCGGTCGTTTACCCGGATCCAACCGAGGCTGCACGCTTGGCGCAGGCTATTAACGACGCCAAGACCGTCACCCTCTTCTGCGGCGCGGGCGTCAAGAATGCTCGCGAGCAGGTGCTCGCATTAGCGGAGAAGATTAAGTCGCCCATCGGCCACGCCTTCGGTGGCAAGATGTACATCCAGTACGACAATCCCTTTGACGTCGGCATGTCCGGGCTCCTGGGTTACGGTGCGTGCTCGAACGCGATGCGTGATGCGGACCTACTCATCCTCATCGGCACGGACTTCCCGTACACGGACTTCCTGCCGTCTGGCAACGTCGCACAGATCGATATTGACGGTTCGCGCATCGGCCACCACACCACGATCCACTACCCAGTCATCGGCGACGCGGCTGCGGTGATTGAAAATATCCTCCCCGCGGTGGAGGAGAAGAAGGATCGCTCCTTCCTGGACAAGCAGCTGAAGGACCACGCTGACCTGCTGGAAAACGTCGTCGAGTCCTACACCACCGGTGTGGAAAACAAGACTCCGATTCACCCGGAATACGCGGCATCGGTCATCGACAACCTGGCTGCCGACGACGCCATCTTCACCGTCGACACCGGCATGTGCAACGTGTGGGCAGCCCGCTACATCACTCCGAACGGCAAGCGTGAGGAAATTGGTTCCTTCCGCCACGGCACCATGGCAAACGCCCTGCCCCACGCAATTGGCGCGCAGGCTGCCGCACCGGACCGCCAGGTCATCTCCTTCAACGGCGACGGCGGGCTGGGCATGCTGCTGGGCGAGTTACTCACCGTGAAGCTGCACCAGCTGCCGGTCAAGATGATGGTGTTCAACAACTCTTCGCTGGGCATGGTCAAGCTGGAGATGCTGGTTGCGGGTATGCCGGAATTTGGCACCGATCACGAGCACGTCAACTTTGCCGCGATCGCGGAGGCTATCGGGATCAAGGCAATCCGTATTGAGGACCCGAAGGATGTCAAGAGCGGCATCGCTGAGGCTTTGGCGTACGACGGCCCCGTGCTCGTCGACATCGTCACCGACCCGAACGCGCTGTCCATCCCGCCAGAAATCACCTGGGAGATGCTGATTGGCTTCTCGAAGGCCGCGACGCGCACCGTCTTCGGCGGCGGCATCGGCAACATGATCAACCTGGCTCGGGCTAACCTCCGCAACATCCCGACCAGCACCAAGCAGTTCTAG
- the thrE gene encoding threonine/serine exporter ThrE: MKFSLLERFRQWRTNPEHIATIDAAQAAPPPSPFAPVDLTDPAQVLGVMDIAARIGDILLSSGTSNRDTRTQIHAVTAAYGLVWCHVDITVNNITLFAHVGTQSRHPVTVFRVVNSMTTDFSRLARVDRLIRSIQSGETSPAEAERELNKLEISPPLYRARTAIWGWGIMGGAVAIMLGGTWLMGIIAFTTAMMIMGVNIFLSRNGLPYFYQAVFGGIIATIPAALAYLGAMNLSVEIRPSQIVASCIVVLLAGLTLVQSLQDGIMGAPVTASAHFFETILFTGAIVAGVGIGLQMSELMGITMPPLESVAGPNNATIAMRVLFGSIATMGFAFASYAERPAILLSGVAATGGALVYYWTVNSLGIGPVLASTLAAIMIGITGGLLSRRFKIPPLITAISGITPLLPGLSVYRGMYAALSEQMLLGFTNIATALAIACGLAAGVVLGEWTARRLRRPQRFNPYRTFRSTNRASFSFLRAKSRRNRKPGSGV; the protein is encoded by the coding sequence GTGAAGTTCTCCCTCCTCGAGCGGTTTAGACAGTGGCGCACAAACCCAGAGCACATTGCCACAATTGACGCCGCGCAGGCAGCCCCGCCGCCGTCACCATTCGCGCCGGTGGATCTCACCGACCCTGCGCAGGTGTTGGGCGTGATGGATATTGCCGCTCGGATTGGAGACATCCTGCTCTCGTCGGGAACGTCGAATAGGGATACACGCACTCAGATCCATGCCGTGACCGCGGCCTATGGGTTGGTGTGGTGTCACGTGGATATTACTGTCAACAACATCACGCTGTTTGCGCACGTCGGAACGCAATCACGGCATCCGGTGACGGTCTTTCGTGTGGTGAACAGCATGACCACCGACTTCTCCCGACTCGCGCGCGTGGACCGGCTGATTCGTTCGATTCAGTCGGGTGAAACGTCGCCGGCAGAAGCCGAGCGGGAGCTGAATAAGCTGGAGATTTCCCCTCCCCTGTACCGGGCCCGCACCGCGATCTGGGGGTGGGGAATCATGGGCGGCGCGGTTGCCATCATGCTTGGTGGCACGTGGCTGATGGGAATTATTGCTTTCACGACGGCCATGATGATTATGGGCGTAAACATTTTCCTCTCCCGCAACGGGTTGCCCTACTTCTACCAGGCCGTGTTTGGCGGGATCATCGCGACAATCCCTGCCGCTCTGGCGTATCTGGGTGCCATGAATCTGTCAGTGGAGATCAGACCGAGCCAGATTGTGGCGTCGTGCATCGTCGTCCTGCTCGCAGGGTTGACGTTGGTCCAGTCATTGCAGGACGGAATCATGGGTGCGCCCGTGACGGCGAGTGCCCACTTCTTTGAGACCATCCTGTTTACCGGCGCGATCGTGGCCGGCGTAGGTATCGGCCTACAGATGTCTGAGCTCATGGGAATCACCATGCCACCGCTAGAAAGTGTGGCTGGCCCAAACAATGCAACGATTGCGATGCGTGTGCTCTTCGGTTCGATTGCCACGATGGGCTTCGCGTTTGCGTCGTACGCAGAACGTCCCGCGATCCTGCTCTCTGGCGTGGCAGCAACAGGTGGCGCGCTGGTGTACTACTGGACCGTCAATTCCCTGGGCATCGGCCCGGTGCTGGCGTCGACGCTGGCCGCCATCATGATTGGTATCACCGGCGGTCTGCTCTCCCGTCGCTTCAAGATCCCGCCGCTGATTACCGCGATTTCCGGCATTACCCCACTGCTACCTGGCCTGTCCGTATACCGCGGCATGTACGCCGCACTGTCAGAGCAGATGCTGCTGGGTTTTACCAACATCGCCACCGCGCTGGCCATTGCCTGTGGGCTCGCTGCGGGCGTGGTGCTTGGCGAATGGACCGCCCGGCGCCTGCGCAGACCACAACGTTTCAATCCGTACCGCACCTTCCGTTCTACGAACCGAGCAAGCTTCAGCTTCTTGCGCGCTAAGAGCCGCCGCAACCGGAAACCTGGTAGTGGCGTATAA
- a CDS encoding alpha,alpha-trehalose-phosphate synthase (UDP-forming), translating to MVSTSADHTQNNFIVVANRLPVDVHTEPDGNITMEPSPGGLVTALSPVLESQQGCWVGWPGIADQPLDSFRTDEGVLLYPIELTAAEYENFYEGFSNATLWPLYHDLIVTPTYRREWWAMYREVNLKFAETVAHVAAEGATVWVQDYQLQLVPGILRQLRPDLTIGFFLHIPFPSGDLYRQLPWRDELTRGLLGADLIGFHLEQDATNFLDVAASLKDTEVEGAVSVRESSAKIICPDGHEVGVGAFPISIDVDSVSLPSPEDVKHLRKKLGNPDTLILGVDRLDYTKGILQRLRAYEELLASDALPGRTVLLQVATPSRERIDNYRETRAEVEQAVGRINGKFAELGRPVVEYFHRSFPKNALAVMYKAADIMLVTPLKDGMNLVAKEYVAAHPSGSGALVLSEFAGAAVELNQAYLCNPFDLEGLKRSLRQAVMDVHHNPEEAKERMLTMHNQVQEHDVNRWADAFLTALRKA from the coding sequence ATGGTTTCCACATCGGCTGATCACACTCAAAACAATTTCATCGTGGTGGCCAACCGGCTTCCGGTTGATGTGCACACCGAACCTGATGGCAACATCACCATGGAACCCAGCCCGGGCGGTTTGGTTACCGCCCTTTCTCCCGTGTTGGAATCCCAGCAGGGTTGCTGGGTTGGCTGGCCGGGTATCGCCGATCAACCCCTTGATTCGTTCCGCACGGATGAGGGGGTTTTGTTGTACCCGATCGAGCTCACGGCGGCGGAATACGAGAACTTCTATGAAGGCTTTTCCAACGCCACCCTGTGGCCCCTCTACCACGACCTGATCGTCACGCCGACGTATCGCCGCGAGTGGTGGGCGATGTACCGCGAAGTGAACTTAAAGTTTGCGGAGACTGTCGCCCACGTGGCCGCCGAAGGCGCCACGGTGTGGGTGCAGGATTACCAGTTACAGCTGGTGCCCGGTATTTTGCGGCAACTGCGCCCGGACCTGACAATCGGCTTCTTCTTGCACATCCCGTTCCCATCGGGGGACCTCTACCGCCAGCTACCGTGGCGTGACGAACTGACCCGTGGCCTCTTGGGCGCCGACCTCATCGGCTTCCATTTGGAGCAGGACGCCACGAACTTCCTCGACGTCGCCGCCAGCCTGAAAGATACTGAGGTTGAGGGCGCGGTCAGTGTGCGTGAATCGTCGGCGAAGATTATTTGCCCGGACGGGCACGAGGTCGGGGTAGGCGCCTTCCCGATTTCTATCGACGTTGATTCCGTATCCCTGCCATCACCCGAGGACGTCAAGCACCTGCGCAAGAAGCTCGGCAACCCGGACACCCTCATTTTGGGCGTGGACCGCCTGGATTACACGAAGGGCATTTTGCAGCGCCTGCGCGCGTACGAGGAGCTGCTTGCCTCCGACGCCTTGCCGGGGCGCACTGTCCTCCTACAGGTGGCGACGCCTTCGCGGGAGCGCATTGACAATTACCGCGAGACTCGCGCTGAGGTGGAACAGGCTGTGGGCCGGATCAACGGTAAGTTCGCTGAGCTTGGCCGCCCGGTGGTGGAGTATTTCCACCGCTCCTTCCCCAAGAATGCGCTCGCCGTCATGTACAAGGCCGCCGACATCATGTTGGTCACACCACTGAAGGACGGCATGAATTTGGTGGCTAAGGAATATGTGGCGGCGCACCCGTCGGGAAGCGGTGCCCTGGTGCTTTCCGAATTCGCGGGCGCTGCCGTGGAACTTAACCAGGCTTACCTGTGCAACCCGTTCGACCTGGAGGGTTTGAAACGCAGTCTGCGACAGGCGGTCATGGACGTTCACCACAACCCTGAGGAGGCAAAGGAGCGCATGCTCACGATGCACAATCAGGTCCAGGAACATGATGTTAACCGGTGGGCCGACGCGTTCCTCACCGCGCTTCGGAAGGCTTAA